Proteins from one Triticum aestivum cultivar Chinese Spring chromosome 7A, IWGSC CS RefSeq v2.1, whole genome shotgun sequence genomic window:
- the LOC123151484 gene encoding FCS-Like Zinc finger 6, with product MTTLGKRHRNSSSMRRTTSMSGFAVPPEEEAAGRQPTRAARGASAAPAQTEWGAAFQRRHSGDFNAAVETAAFLKACGLCCRRLGPGRDTFIYMGEVAFCSLECRQQQMNLDELKDKKCFPATGSGGSDGTSGTVAAA from the exons ATGACGACGCTGGGGAAGAGGCACCGGAACAGCAGCTCCATGCGGCGGACCACCAGCATGTCGGGCTTCGCGgtgccgccggaggaggaggcggccgggcgccagcccacgcgggcggccaggggcgccTCGGCCGCGCCGGCGCAGACGGAGTGGGGCGCCGCCTTCCAGAGGCGCCACTCCGGGGACTTCAACGCCGCCGTCGAGACGGCCGCCTTCCTCAAGGCCTGCGGCCTCTGCTGCCGCCGCCTCGGCCCCGGCCGCGACACCTTCATATACAT GGGCGAGGTGGCCTTCTGCAGCCTGGAGTGCAGGCAGCAGCAGATGAACCTGGACGAGCTCAAGGACAAGAAGTGCTTCCCGGCGACCGGCAGCGGCGGCTCCGACGGCACCAGCGGCACGGTGGCCGCCGCCTAG